One window of the Eucalyptus grandis isolate ANBG69807.140 chromosome 6, ASM1654582v1, whole genome shotgun sequence genome contains the following:
- the LOC104450284 gene encoding kinesin-like protein KIN-12F, with protein MKSSSNSSAAISENGSKGSLSASSIRSLLSRSISTKHKTALRTSKIPKPDAENTPPLDPNVSDSETTAPSPKLGKPSEIARSDGPEAPSNPRPSTKKEVATAGDKSGALSHPDPPVKVTVRIRPANEFERVGDRIVKKVSSDSLTVGDRKFTFDSVFDASSSQEDIFQTVGVPLVQSALAGYNTSVLTYGQSGSGKTYTMWGPPSSIVEEPSSRSLQGLVPRIFQMLFSEIDREQEHSEGKLVNFQCRCSFLEIYNEQIGDLLDPTQRNLKIKDDLKNGLYVENLTEEYVTGYEEITQILIKGLSNRKVGATSMNSKSSRSHIVLTCIIESWCKESSSKCFSSSRTSRISLVDLAGSDRNKLDDAGRQFVREARNVKKSLSQLGYLVDSLAKRSHGGDKGVPYKASCLTHLLRESFGGNSKLTVICAISPDIRSESEILSTLRLGQRVKCIKNEPVINEISEDDVNDLSDQIRQLKDELIRAKSHTHNSMGSKQRYFHGQNARESLNQLRVSLNRSLILPRIDCEKEDDINVDENDVRELCKELDKLQTCETMPKDSSQKGNSTPSSSIDECCQTDLSEEYTNCPEEFESEEIISRRSQYRHAPEDSIASAENFISCSRDNLSSAERTLRNSISISSCHHSPILEDPTLTESPKVRKSLRRSIAISSSLLASQKNIVESEKFLPDVPGKSLRQSQHLRSSLQSSKLFPGPAESLAASLHRGLEIIDCHERNSAANRSPTAFSFEHLTLKPSPEVDTTNASAQTPPEESQSLDGPYGLFLCASCQRRRSNLDCDEVQDSLKTWIAAADGGGNPRNLKAGTPKEVEIELSADVKRTEELEKICKDQAAKIELLSSLVEQYKIEKEQNSIEALKKEIIPYDEQTKEEMHSQDSKDMLLLECEEEGNNRDEEKYEIKEVREERHRGEEENTYDMNEKEALLKEIHSLRSKLEFYADACPDKSTEKLRSSLLLRSIQLRKSCVGSQHNEEEIERERQRWTEMESEWISLTDELRVAIEMNRQRAEKLEMELRLEKNCTEELDDALQRSVLGHARMVEHYTELQEKYNDLAAKHHAIMEGIAEVKRAAAKAGAKGKGSRFAKSLAAELSALRVERERERELLIKENKRLKIQLRDTAEAVHAAGELLVRLREAEQSTSAAEENFATVQEENEKLRKQLEKLKRKHKMEMITMKQYLAESRLPQSALQSLHREDSDIAASTTYDDEQAWRAEFGATYQGHY; from the exons ATGAAGtccagcagcaacagcagcgcAGCGATCTCCGAGAATGGATCCAAGGGAAGCCTGTCGGCCTCCTCCATACGGAGCCTCCTCTCCAGATCCATCTCCACCAAGCACAAAACAGCTCTCAGGACCTCCAAAATCCCCAAACCCGACGCGGAAAACACGCCTCCGCTCGATCCCAACGTTTCGGACTCCGAAACCACCGCACCTTCTCCAAAGCTCGGGAAGCCGAGTGAAATCGCCCGATCCGACGGTCCAGAAGCGCCGTCCAACCCCCGGCCGTCGACTAAG AAAGAGGTAGCAACAGCGGGAGACAAATCTGGAGCATTGTCACATCCAGACCCACCAGTGAAG GTCACAGTGAGAATTAGGCCTGCCAACGAATTCGAAAGAGTAGGGGATCGGATTGTTAAGAAAGTTTCATCCGATTCACTGACGGTTGGAGATCgcaaatttacttttgattcaGTCTTTGATGCAAGCTCAAGCCAG GAGGATATCTTTCAGACAGTTGGTGTTCCTTTAGTACAAAGCGCGCTTGCAGGATACAATACTTCTGTATTAACATATGGACAG AGTGGAAGTGGAAAGACATACACAATGTGGGGACCACCCAGTTCAATTGTTGAAGAACCCTCATCCAGAAGCCTCCAAGGTCTCGTTCCACGCATTTTTCAGATGTTATTTTCTGAGATTGATAGG GAGCAAGAGCACTCTGAAGGCAAACTAGTCAATTTTCAATGCCGCTGCTCTTTTCTGGAG ATATACAACGAACAAATAGGGGACTTACTCGATCCAACCCAGCGAAACCTTAAG ATAAAGGATGACTTGAAGAATGGGCTATATGTTGAGAATTTGACTGAGGAATATGTGACAGGCTATGAGGAAATAACACAAATCTTGATTAAG GGTCTTTCGAACAGAAAAGTGGGAGCGACAAGCATGAACTCCAAGAGCTCCAGGTCCCACATTGTGTTAACTTGCATTATCGAGTCTTGGTGCAAG GAATCATCATCCAAGTGTTTCAGTAGTTCAAGAACAAGCAGAATTAGCCTTGTTGATCTTGCTGGGTCAGATAGAAACAAACTTGATGATGCTGGTAGACAATTCGTGAGAGAAGCCAGAAATGTGAAGAAATCCCTATCTCAGCTCGG ATATTTGGTCGATAGTTTAGCCAAGAGAAGCCATGGGGGAGACAAGGGTGTTCCATATAAAGCTTCGTGCTTAACACATTTGTTGCGAGAATCCTTTGGTGGCAATTCTAAACTCACAGTTATATGTGCCATATCTCCAGACATAAG AAGCGAGAGTGAAATACTCAGCACCCTCAGATTGGGACAACGAGTGAAATGTATAAAAAATGAGCCAGTGATAAATGAAATTTCAGAGGATGATGTGAATGATTTGAGCGATCAAATTCGTCAACTGAAG GATGAACTTATAAGAGCGAAGTCCCATACACATAACTCAATGGGAAGCAAGCAGAGATACTTCCATGGGCAGAATGCACGCGAAAGCCTAAATCAACTGAGGGTGAGCCTTAACCGGTCTCTGATACTTCCCCGGATTGACTGtgaaaaagaagatgacatAAATGTTGACGAGAATGATGTAAGGGAACTATGTAAAGAGCTAGATAAGTTGCAGACATGTGAAACTATGCCAAAAGATTCATCTCAGAAAGGAAACTCTACCCCTAGTTCTTCTATAGACGAATGTTGCCAGACAGATTTAAGTGAAGAATACACTAATTGTCCAGAAGAATTTGAATCAGAAGAAATTATTTCGAGACGATCTCAGTATAGACATGCTCCAGAGGACAGTATTGCATCAGCAGAAAACTTTATCAGCTGCAGTCGTGACAACTTGAGTTCTGCAGAGCGTACACTCAGAAATAGCATCTCAATCAGCTCATGTCATCACTCTCCAATTCTTGAAGATCCAACATTGACAGAATCTCCAAAAGTTCGAAAATCTCTAAGGAGAAGTATAGCTATTTCATCAAGCCTTCTCGCAAGCCAGAAGAACATAGTGGAAAGTGAGAAATTCCTTCCAGATGTGCCAGGAAAGTCTCTCAGACAAAGTCAGCACCTTAGATCCTCCTTGCAGTCAAGCAAACTATTTCCAGGACCTGCCGAGTCTCTAGCTGCGAGCCTTCACAGAGGGTTAGAAATTATTGACTGCCATGAGAGAAATTCAGCCGCAAACAGATCTCCAACTGCCTTCTCGTTTGAACACTTGACTTTGAAACCTAGTCCAGAAGTGGACACGACCAATGCCTCAGCTCAGACACCACCAGAGGAGAGCCAATCTTTAGATGGACCATATGGCTTATTTCTTTGTGCATcttgtcaaagaagaagatcaaatcTTGATTGTGATGAGGTCCAGGACAGCTTAAAGACATGGATTGCGGCAGCAGATGGAGGAGGGAACCCTAGAAACCTAAAAGCTGGAACACCCAAG GAAGTAGAGATTGAGTTGTCTGCGGATGTGAAGAGGACCGAGGAGCTCGAGAAAATCTGCAAGGATCAAGCAGCTAAAATTGAGCTTCTCAGTAGCCTG GTAGAGcaatataaaattgagaagGAACAAAACTCCATCGAggctttgaaaaaggaaattattccGTATGATGAGCAGACTAAAGAGGAGATGCACTCACAGGACAGCAAAGATATGCTACTCCTGGAATGTGAAGAGGAGGGGAACAACCGGGATgaggaaaaatatgaaatcaaGGAAGTTCGAGAAGAGCGACATCGTGGGGAGGAAGAAAACACTTATGATATGAATGAGAAGGAAGCACTTCTTAAGGAAATCCATTCATTGAGGAGCAAATTGGAATTTTATGCAGATGCATGTCCTGACAAGTCCACTGAGAAACTGAGGTCTTCACTGCTGTTGCGATCCATTCAACTGCGGAAGAGTTGTGTAGGATCTCAACATAATGAAGAAGAAATCGAGAGGGAAAGACAGCGATGGACAGAGATGGAAAGTGAGTGGATATCTTTAACAGATGAATTAAGGGTTGCTATTGAAATGAATCGCCAGCGTGCTGAGAAGTTGGAGATGGAACTTAGGTTAGAGAAGAATTGCACTGAGGAATTAGATGATGCTCTTCAGAGATCTGTCCTCGGTCATGCCAGAATGGTCGAACACTATACTGAACTTCAAGAGAAGTATAATGACCTGGCCGCAAAACACCACGCAATCATGGAAGGAATTGCGGAGGTGAAGAGGGCAGCTGCCAAGGCAGGAGCCAAAGGCAAGGGCTCTCGTTTTGCAAAATCCCTGGCAGCAGAGCTCTCTGCTTTGAGggtagagagggagagggagagagagcttcTCATAAAGGAGAACAAGAGGCTTAAAATTCAACTAAGAGACACTGCAGAAGCTGTTCATGCTGCTGGAGAACTGCTTGTCAGGTTGAGAGAAGCTGAGCAATCTACTTCAGCTGCTGAG GAAAACTTCGCGACTGTTcaggaagaaaatgagaagctaaggaagcaatTGGAGAAACTTAAGAGAAAACATAAGATGGAGATGATCACAATGAAACAATATCTTGCAGAGAGCCGACTGCCGCAATCGGCACTGCAATCACTGCACAGGGAGGATTCGGACATTGCTGCAAGTACTACTTATGATGATGAACAGGCATGGAGAGCAGAATTTGGAGCTACATACCAGGGGCATTACTAA